The proteins below come from a single Hemibagrus wyckioides isolate EC202008001 linkage group LG22, SWU_Hwy_1.0, whole genome shotgun sequence genomic window:
- the LOC131343691 gene encoding uncharacterized protein LOC131343691 — protein MSPCSPLLHGLTLYCCWALLPLFITRADALQCYACNIQGQRYVDVGCSSPEVITCSHFHRGFKQRFCIRTESVALGMVLTSGCATSRHCHTEELPGVKIHCCDSDLCNCAPRHHKLLLSSHTLYLIMASFATVWLQL, from the exons ATGTCTCCCTGTTCACCTCTGCTGCATGGACTCACACTCTACTGCTGCTGGGCACTGCTGCCACTTTTTATAACACGAG ctGATGCGCTGCAGTGTTATGCCTGTAACATCCAGGGCCAGAGATATGTGGATGTAGGGTGTTCCAGTCCTGAAGTCATCACCTGCTCCCATTTCCACAGAGGCTTTAAGCAGCGTTTCTGCATCAGAACAGAAAGCG TTGCTTTAGGAATGGTGCTCACCAGCGGATGTGCTACATCCCGTCACTGCCACACAGAGGAACTTCCAGGAGTGAAAATACACTGCTGTGACTCAGATCTGTGTAACTGTGCTCCCCGCCATCACAAATTGTTGTTATCATCGCACACACTTTACTTAATAATGGCTTCCTTTGCCACAGTGTGGCTCCAGCTttga